The Procambarus clarkii isolate CNS0578487 chromosome 76, FALCON_Pclarkii_2.0, whole genome shotgun sequence genome includes a window with the following:
- the LOC123771537 gene encoding zinc finger protein 300-like, which produces MSTHLGEKPYQCSICLKDFSQKSHLTTHIRIHTGEKPYHCSECLKEFSSISNLKSHVRIHKGEKPYHCSECLKEFSKKSNLTTHIRIHTGEKPYHCSECLKEFSSKSSLKSHFRIHTGEKPYHCSECLKEFSQKSHLIEHIRIHTGEKPYQCSVCLKDFSNKSHLTAHIRIHTGEKPYHCSECLKEFSSKSHLIAHIRIHTGEKPYQCSVCLKDFSTKSHLIKHIRIHRGNKPYHCSECLKEFSRKKDLINHIRIHTREKPYQCSVCLKDFSNKKYLIKHIRIHT; this is translated from the coding sequence ATGAGTACTCAtttaggagagaaaccatatcaatgTTCAATATGTCTAAAAGACTTTTCACAGAAATCACATCTAACAACCCACattaggattcatacaggagagaaaccatatcactgctcTGAGTGCCTAAAAGAATTTTCAAGTATATCAAATTTAAAAAGTCATGTTAGGATTCAtaaaggagagaaaccatatcactgttctgaGTGCCTAAAAGAATTTTCAAAAAAATCAAATTTAACAACCCACattaggattcatacaggagagaaaccatatcactgttccgaGTGCCTAAAAGAATTTTCAAGTAAATCTAGTCTAAAAAGTCACtttaggattcatacaggagagaaaccatatcactgttctgaGTGCCTAAAAGAATTTTCACAAAAGTCACATCTAATAGAGCACattaggattcatacaggagagaaaccatatcaatgTTCAGTATGTCTAAAAGACTTTTCAAATAAATCACATCTAACAGCCCACattaggattcatacaggagagaaaccatatcactgttctgaGTGCCTAAAAGAATTTTCAAGTAAATCACACCTAATAGCACACattaggattcatacaggagagaaaccatatcagtgttcagtgtgtCTAAAAGACTTTTCCACTAAATCACATTTAATAAAGCACATTAGGATTCATAGAGGAaacaaaccatatcactgttctgaGTGCCTAAAAGAGTTTTCAAGAAAAAAAGATCTAATAAACCACATTAGGATTCATAcaagagagaaaccatatcaatgTTCAGTATGTTTAAAAGACTTTTCAAATAAAAAATATCTAATAAAGCACATTAGGATTCATACATAA